One genomic segment of Amycolatopsis sp. WQ 127309 includes these proteins:
- a CDS encoding serine/threonine-protein kinase, which produces MPPSSEETRLVAGRYRLRSVLGSGSMGTVWSAYDEFLHRQVAVKEMKVPPGIPSSQADELRERTLREARAIAVLSHPNVIILHDVARENDQPFVVMELLPSRSLAHILRDHGPLTFEQAAAMGIAVASALEAAHAAGITHRDVKPGNVLVASDGRIKLTDFGIARNVSEATMTRTGIMLGSPAYIAPEVASGGAVTPAADLWGLGATLFAAVEGAPPYDADGDPLETVGKVVNGKVPKPKAGPLADVISALMKKEPNKRITLRDVRHRLYPLQTKTALDLFGPELFRTPDGKKTSAQPDATDTQVIKTVLPEKVEKQAEKSAELASDPGPLPFLKPPPAAPAPAPPAATVFVPPPPLPRSGRRTGKATAVLIGVAILLFLVAAGGGFALARTVGGESLLPPAAEPRPPANGPTEVPPPELVRQSGDANVATGVKGGEFGLGVPKGWQKFVAPHDTRFGLSTVVQYVSDDGRRAIRLERLTNYFGDYPGDQPYIDQLKQLYPSDGFQLFPPQPLANGTTLTFRTTDSGASSSVTRVTFMNLLKAGSSLWIFSVTAPTEQEDATRKDVFEPVAQSLTISD; this is translated from the coding sequence GTGCCCCCCTCCAGCGAAGAGACACGACTGGTCGCCGGTCGCTACCGGCTGCGCTCGGTGCTGGGCTCGGGGTCCATGGGCACCGTGTGGTCGGCCTACGACGAGTTCCTGCACCGCCAGGTCGCCGTCAAGGAGATGAAGGTGCCGCCGGGCATCCCGTCGTCGCAGGCGGACGAGCTGCGGGAACGCACGCTGCGCGAGGCCCGCGCGATCGCCGTGCTGTCCCACCCGAACGTGATCATCCTGCACGACGTCGCCCGCGAGAACGATCAGCCGTTCGTGGTGATGGAGCTGCTGCCCTCGCGCAGCCTGGCGCACATCCTGCGCGACCACGGGCCGCTGACCTTCGAGCAGGCCGCCGCGATGGGCATCGCGGTCGCCTCCGCGCTGGAGGCCGCGCACGCCGCCGGCATCACCCACCGCGACGTCAAGCCGGGCAACGTCCTGGTGGCCAGCGACGGCCGGATCAAGCTGACCGACTTCGGCATCGCCCGCAACGTCTCCGAAGCGACCATGACGCGCACCGGGATCATGCTCGGCTCCCCCGCCTACATCGCGCCGGAGGTCGCCTCCGGCGGCGCCGTCACCCCCGCCGCGGACCTGTGGGGCCTGGGCGCGACGCTGTTCGCCGCGGTCGAGGGCGCGCCGCCGTACGACGCCGACGGCGACCCGCTGGAGACCGTCGGCAAGGTCGTCAACGGGAAGGTGCCCAAGCCGAAGGCCGGGCCGCTGGCCGACGTCATCTCGGCGCTGATGAAGAAGGAGCCGAACAAGCGGATCACGCTGCGCGACGTCCGGCACCGGCTGTACCCGCTGCAGACGAAGACCGCGCTCGACCTGTTCGGGCCCGAGCTGTTCCGCACGCCGGACGGCAAGAAGACGTCCGCCCAGCCGGACGCCACCGACACGCAGGTGATCAAGACCGTCCTGCCGGAGAAGGTGGAGAAGCAGGCCGAGAAGAGCGCCGAGCTGGCGTCGGACCCGGGCCCGCTGCCGTTCCTGAAGCCGCCACCCGCCGCGCCGGCCCCAGCACCGCCGGCCGCCACGGTGTTCGTCCCGCCGCCGCCCCTGCCGCGCTCGGGACGGCGGACCGGCAAGGCCACCGCCGTGCTCATCGGCGTGGCGATCCTGCTCTTCCTGGTCGCCGCCGGCGGCGGGTTCGCACTGGCCAGGACGGTCGGCGGCGAGTCGCTGCTGCCGCCGGCCGCCGAGCCGCGGCCGCCGGCCAACGGGCCCACCGAGGTGCCGCCGCCCGAGCTGGTGCGCCAGTCCGGCGACGCGAACGTGGCGACCGGGGTGAAGGGCGGCGAGTTCGGTCTCGGCGTGCCGAAGGGCTGGCAGAAGTTCGTCGCCCCGCACGACACCCGGTTCGGGCTGAGCACGGTCGTCCAGTACGTCTCGGACGACGGCCGCCGCGCGATCCGGCTCGAACGGCTGACGAACTACTTCGGCGACTACCCCGGCGACCAGCCCTACATCGACCAGCTGAAGCAGCTCTACCCGTCCGACGGGTTCCAGCTCTTCCCGCCGCAGCCCCTGGCCAACGGGACCACGCTGACCTTCCGCACGACCGACAGCGGCGCCTCGAGCAGCGTCACCCGCGTGACGTTCATGAACCTGCTCAAGGCGGGTTCGAGCCTCTGGATCTTCTCGGTCACCGCCCCGACCGAGCAGGAGGACGCGACCCGCAAGGACGTCTTCGAGCCCGTCGCCCAGTCGCTGACCATCTCCGACTGA
- a CDS encoding ketopantoate reductase family protein, which produces MTRYVLVGAGAIGSALGGLLAQRGSSVLLVARGAHAAAMTTGGLTLRCPDGTSTLHVPVATGPDGVRLTVDDVLVLTTKTHQAEAAVEQWADVPVHDHAGAVAGSAAELLPIFTALNGVAGEEIALRAFERVFGVCVWFPTVLTEPGEVIVRTRAPRGVFHIGRYGAGDDDLGALPADWAAAGFGVIPAADVMRWKYRKLLSNLSNALQALLGDTTGADDLRRAAEDEGKAVLASAGIAYAGDDEVDADWGGLSFEPVPGEPAQLGGSSWQSLVRGTGTIETGYLNGEIALLGRRTGQPAPVNAKLTALARHAARAGLRPGSLSVEELRRLLGLG; this is translated from the coding sequence ATGACCCGGTACGTCCTCGTCGGCGCCGGCGCGATCGGCAGCGCGCTCGGCGGTCTCCTCGCCCAGCGCGGTAGCTCGGTCCTGCTGGTCGCCCGCGGCGCGCACGCGGCGGCGATGACGACCGGCGGGCTGACGCTGCGGTGCCCGGACGGCACGTCGACGCTCCACGTGCCGGTGGCGACCGGGCCCGACGGCGTGCGGCTGACGGTCGACGACGTCCTGGTGCTGACGACCAAGACGCACCAGGCCGAAGCCGCCGTCGAGCAGTGGGCGGACGTGCCGGTGCACGACCACGCCGGAGCCGTCGCCGGCAGCGCCGCCGAGCTGCTGCCGATCTTCACCGCGCTGAACGGGGTCGCCGGCGAAGAGATCGCGTTGCGCGCCTTCGAGCGGGTCTTCGGCGTGTGCGTGTGGTTCCCGACGGTGCTGACCGAACCCGGCGAGGTCATCGTCCGCACCCGCGCGCCCCGCGGCGTCTTCCACATCGGCCGGTACGGCGCCGGCGACGACGACCTCGGTGCGCTCCCCGCGGACTGGGCCGCGGCCGGCTTCGGCGTCATCCCGGCGGCCGACGTCATGCGGTGGAAGTACCGGAAGCTGCTGTCCAACCTGAGCAACGCGCTGCAGGCGCTGCTCGGCGACACCACGGGCGCGGACGACCTGCGGCGAGCGGCCGAGGACGAGGGCAAAGCCGTCCTCGCGAGCGCCGGGATCGCCTACGCCGGCGACGACGAGGTCGACGCCGACTGGGGTGGCCTGTCGTTCGAGCCGGTGCCCGGTGAGCCCGCTCAGCTGGGCGGGTCGAGCTGGCAGTCGCTGGTCCGCGGCACCGGCACGATCGAAACCGGCTACCTCAACGGCGAGATCGCCCTGCTCGGGCGCCGCACCGGGCAGCCGGCGCCGGTCAACGCCAAGCTCACGGCCCTGGCCCGCCACGCGGCTCGCGCGGGACTGCGGCCGGGCTCGCTGAGCGTCGAAGAGCTTCGGCGGCTCCTGGGCCTCGGTTAG
- a CDS encoding phospho-sugar mutase, with amino-acid sequence MTLTSTLRDAAFRWIADDPDAASRAELQEVVARALGGDAAAADEVADRLAGPLEFGTAGLRGPVRAGPNGMNVAVVTRTTAGVAAWLTAQGHAGALVVVGRDARHGSEDFATAAAEVLTAAGFTVQALPRPLPTPLLAYAVKHLGAVAGIQITASHNPPADNGYKLYDATGGQIVPPSDGEIERAIQAAPGAVDVPREPGAGVVDLLGGYLDEIAALPLGAERVVRVAATALHGVGAETLRAAFERAGFTDLHLVEAQSAPDPDFPTVSFPNPEEPGATDLLLALAAEVDADLAIALDPDADRCALGVRERDGSWRMLRGDETGVLLGSAILSTVDRTMMPDPLVATTIVSSSLLGEIAKAEGARYAETLTGFKWLVRAGDDLVFAYEEALGLCVNPGFVRDKDGIAAATLAAGLTARLRAEGRTPLDVLDELAQRHGVYVTDQVSLRVTDLSVRGRLMGKLREAPPAEVGGVAVTLEDLLPDADVLRLTGDGVRIVVRPSGTEPKLKAYLQVVEPVRDSLADARAAAGTRLTALRTDVAALLS; translated from the coding sequence GTGACTTTGACCTCCACGCTGCGGGACGCCGCGTTCCGCTGGATCGCCGACGATCCGGACGCCGCCTCCCGCGCCGAACTGCAGGAGGTCGTCGCCCGCGCGCTGGGCGGCGACGCCGCGGCCGCCGACGAGGTGGCCGACCGGCTGGCCGGGCCGCTGGAGTTCGGCACGGCCGGGCTGCGCGGGCCGGTGCGCGCCGGGCCCAACGGGATGAACGTGGCCGTCGTCACGCGCACCACCGCGGGAGTCGCGGCCTGGCTGACCGCGCAGGGGCACGCGGGCGCGCTGGTCGTCGTCGGCCGGGACGCCCGCCACGGCTCGGAGGACTTCGCCACGGCCGCCGCGGAGGTGCTGACCGCCGCCGGGTTCACCGTCCAGGCGCTGCCCCGCCCGCTGCCGACGCCGTTGCTCGCCTACGCCGTGAAGCACCTCGGCGCGGTGGCCGGGATCCAGATCACGGCGTCGCACAACCCCCCGGCGGACAACGGGTACAAGCTCTACGACGCCACCGGCGGGCAGATCGTGCCGCCGTCCGACGGCGAGATCGAGCGGGCCATCCAGGCCGCGCCGGGTGCGGTCGACGTGCCGCGCGAGCCGGGCGCCGGGGTCGTCGACCTGCTCGGCGGCTACCTCGACGAGATCGCCGCGCTCCCGCTCGGCGCCGAGCGCGTCGTGCGGGTGGCCGCGACGGCGTTGCACGGCGTCGGTGCCGAGACGCTGCGCGCGGCCTTCGAGCGGGCCGGGTTCACCGACCTGCACCTGGTCGAGGCGCAGTCCGCGCCCGACCCGGACTTCCCGACGGTGTCGTTCCCGAACCCGGAGGAGCCGGGCGCGACCGACCTGCTGCTGGCGCTGGCGGCCGAGGTGGACGCCGACCTGGCCATCGCGCTCGACCCGGACGCCGACCGCTGCGCGCTGGGCGTGCGCGAGCGGGACGGCTCGTGGCGGATGCTGCGCGGCGACGAGACGGGCGTGCTGCTCGGCTCGGCCATCCTGTCCACTGTGGACCGCACGATGATGCCGGATCCCTTGGTGGCCACGACGATCGTCTCGTCGTCGCTGCTGGGCGAGATCGCGAAGGCCGAGGGCGCCCGTTACGCGGAGACGCTCACCGGGTTCAAGTGGCTGGTCCGCGCGGGCGACGACCTCGTCTTCGCCTACGAAGAGGCGCTCGGCCTCTGCGTGAACCCGGGGTTCGTGCGGGACAAGGACGGCATCGCCGCCGCGACGCTGGCGGCCGGGCTGACCGCGCGGCTGCGCGCCGAGGGCCGCACGCCCCTGGACGTGCTGGACGAGCTGGCGCAGCGGCACGGCGTGTACGTCACCGACCAGGTCTCGCTGCGCGTCACGGACCTGTCGGTGCGCGGCCGCCTGATGGGCAAGCTGCGCGAGGCGCCCCCGGCCGAGGTCGGCGGCGTCGCGGTGACGCTGGAGGACCTGCTCCCCGACGCGGACGTCCTGCGCCTCACCGGCGACGGCGTCCGGATCGTGGTGCGCCCGTCCGGCACCGAACCGAAGCTGAAGGCGTACCTGCAGGTCGTCGAGCCGGTGCGCGACTCGCTGGCGGACGCGCGCGCGGCGGCGGGCACCCGGCTGACGGCGTTGCGGACCGACGTGGCGGCGCTGCTGTCCTGA
- a CDS encoding MerR family transcriptional regulator: MAELSAGSGVPVATVKYYLREGLLPPGERTSPNQARYSATHVQRLRLIKALTEVGGLSLASVGTVLEAIDGDKTPHRTMGVVQEELAGPAPQVSDEAADWAWELLDGIVRRNGWGELKREHVAVENLVAALATAKELGHDKLAEHLEEYAHLAIRVAELDVDTVTGLTSYDKIIEAGLVVTVLGDRIFAGLRHLGQELVSREVLGDLPG, translated from the coding sequence ATGGCCGAACTGAGCGCCGGGTCGGGGGTGCCGGTCGCGACCGTCAAGTACTACCTGCGCGAAGGCCTGCTGCCGCCGGGCGAGCGCACCAGCCCCAACCAGGCGCGGTACTCGGCGACGCACGTCCAGCGGTTGCGGCTGATCAAGGCCCTCACCGAGGTCGGCGGGCTGTCGCTGGCTTCGGTCGGCACCGTGCTCGAAGCGATCGACGGCGACAAGACCCCGCACCGCACGATGGGCGTCGTCCAGGAGGAGCTGGCCGGCCCGGCGCCGCAGGTGTCCGACGAGGCCGCCGACTGGGCGTGGGAGCTGCTCGACGGGATCGTCCGCCGCAACGGCTGGGGCGAGCTGAAGCGCGAGCACGTCGCGGTCGAGAACCTCGTCGCGGCGCTGGCCACGGCCAAGGAGCTGGGCCACGACAAGCTGGCGGAGCACCTCGAGGAGTACGCGCACCTGGCGATCCGCGTCGCGGAGCTGGACGTCGACACGGTGACGGGCCTGACGTCGTACGACAAGATCATCGAGGCCGGGCTGGTGGTGACGGTGCTGGGCGACCGGATCTTCGCGGGCCTGCGCCACCTCGGCCAGGAACTGGTGTCCCGCGAGGTCCTCGGCGACCTTCCCGGCTAA
- a CDS encoding ABA4-like family protein, whose product MALFSWAFPLATPFWALMVLLPKWRRTARIMRSPWVPLLPLVCYFGLALPHFAEWGRAMLRPDLGVLQTLLATPWGAGLVWAHLIAFDLFIARWMYFEARSLDVSPWIVSPILLLTIFLSPFGLVAFLVVRSVRIRSRA is encoded by the coding sequence ATGGCCCTGTTCTCCTGGGCGTTCCCGCTCGCGACGCCGTTCTGGGCGCTCATGGTCCTGCTGCCGAAGTGGCGCCGGACGGCCCGGATCATGCGGTCGCCGTGGGTGCCGCTGCTGCCGCTGGTCTGCTACTTCGGGCTCGCGCTGCCGCACTTCGCGGAGTGGGGGCGGGCGATGCTGCGGCCCGACCTCGGCGTGCTGCAGACGCTGCTGGCGACGCCGTGGGGCGCCGGGCTCGTCTGGGCGCACCTCATCGCGTTCGACCTGTTCATCGCGCGGTGGATGTACTTCGAGGCGCGCTCGCTGGACGTCTCGCCGTGGATCGTGAGCCCGATCCTGCTGCTCACGATCTTCCTGTCACCGTTCGGGCTGGTGGCTTTCCTGGTCGTGCGGAGCGTCCGGATACGCTCGCGGGCATGA
- a CDS encoding glycosyltransferase: MRLLFTSLGSFGHTFPLVPLALAARDAGHDVVFATSEDFLPQLRKAGLETAAAGLAMKDAFGQAFATSGPPGPRRQPGEIPPEVLGPIVAKVFGDLMPKRFVADLLPLFEHARPDLVVSEAGNSGGAFAAMQAGIPVVAHGFGRVSSDDPMVTHIRDAIRAHAAGLGITVGDDLSFGGPYIDICPESVQEPGFRARARRVPLRPVGWSEPGELPAGVLDKRRPLVYLTLGTAMGHAGVLGAAIAGLSGLDVDVLVATGPTVDPAALGEVPSNVRLAAWVPQSALLPHVDLVVHHGGSGTTLGAFGAGVGQLLLPQGADQFSNADAVLAAGVGARLLAAEVSPDAVAEQARHLLTDSAVRDAARVLAAEVAAMPSPAEVAAELPTFA, translated from the coding sequence GTGCGCTTGCTGTTCACCTCACTGGGGTCCTTCGGTCACACGTTCCCGCTCGTCCCGCTGGCGCTGGCCGCGCGGGACGCGGGCCACGACGTCGTGTTCGCCACCTCGGAAGACTTCCTGCCCCAGCTGCGGAAAGCCGGGCTCGAGACGGCCGCCGCCGGGCTCGCCATGAAGGACGCCTTCGGCCAGGCGTTCGCCACGTCCGGCCCGCCCGGCCCGCGGCGGCAGCCGGGTGAGATCCCGCCGGAGGTCCTCGGCCCGATCGTCGCGAAGGTCTTCGGCGACCTCATGCCGAAGCGGTTCGTCGCCGACCTGCTGCCGCTGTTCGAGCACGCGCGGCCCGACCTGGTCGTGAGCGAGGCCGGCAACTCCGGCGGTGCGTTCGCCGCGATGCAGGCCGGGATTCCCGTGGTGGCGCACGGTTTCGGCCGGGTGTCGAGCGACGACCCGATGGTCACGCACATCCGCGACGCGATCCGGGCGCACGCCGCCGGCCTGGGCATCACCGTCGGCGACGACCTTTCGTTCGGCGGACCGTACATCGACATCTGCCCGGAATCGGTGCAGGAACCGGGTTTCCGGGCGCGGGCGCGGCGCGTGCCGCTGCGGCCGGTCGGCTGGAGCGAGCCCGGGGAGCTGCCCGCGGGCGTGCTGGACAAGCGGCGCCCGCTCGTCTACCTGACGCTCGGCACCGCGATGGGCCACGCCGGTGTCCTCGGCGCGGCGATCGCCGGGCTGTCCGGGCTGGACGTCGACGTGCTGGTCGCCACCGGCCCGACCGTCGACCCGGCGGCGCTGGGCGAAGTGCCGTCCAACGTGCGGCTCGCGGCGTGGGTGCCGCAGTCGGCGCTGCTGCCGCACGTCGACCTGGTGGTGCACCACGGCGGCAGCGGCACGACGCTCGGCGCGTTCGGCGCGGGTGTCGGGCAGCTGCTGCTCCCGCAGGGCGCCGACCAGTTCAGCAACGCCGACGCGGTGCTCGCGGCGGGCGTCGGCGCCCGCCTGCTCGCCGCCGAGGTCAGCCCGGACGCCGTCGCGGAGCAGGCCCGCCACCTGCTCACGGACTCGGCCGTCCGCGACGCGGCCCGCGTGCTGGCCGCGGAGGTCGCGGCGATGCCGTCCCCGGCCGAAGTGGCCGCCGAACTCCCCACGTTCGCCTAA
- a CDS encoding purine-nucleoside phosphorylase produces MSAQEAAAVIADRTGVDKHDIAVVLGSGWRPAADVIGEADAEIPLGELPGFEPPKVPGQGGTVRSVRVGDRRALVLLGRTHFYEGKGIDPVVHNVRTAAAAGARTVLLTNAAGGLRQGFQVGQPVLIADHLNLTARSPIVGANFVDLTDLYSARLRSLAREIDPSLEEGVYAGLTGPHFETPAEIRMLRTLGADLVGMSTVLEAIAARAAGVEVFGLSLVTNLAAGMTGEPLNHEEVLEAGRAAATRMGSLLRDLVARA; encoded by the coding sequence ATGAGCGCACAGGAAGCCGCGGCCGTCATCGCCGACCGCACTGGGGTGGACAAGCACGACATCGCCGTCGTGCTCGGTTCGGGCTGGCGCCCGGCCGCGGACGTCATCGGGGAGGCCGACGCGGAGATCCCGCTGGGCGAGCTGCCCGGGTTCGAGCCGCCGAAGGTGCCCGGGCAGGGCGGGACGGTGCGCTCGGTGCGCGTCGGCGACCGCCGGGCGCTGGTCCTGCTGGGCCGCACGCACTTCTACGAGGGCAAGGGCATCGACCCGGTGGTGCACAACGTGCGCACCGCCGCGGCCGCCGGCGCCCGGACGGTGCTGCTGACCAACGCGGCGGGCGGGCTGCGCCAGGGGTTCCAGGTCGGCCAGCCGGTGCTGATCGCCGACCACCTCAACCTGACGGCCCGCTCCCCGATCGTCGGCGCGAACTTCGTCGACCTGACGGACCTCTACTCGGCGCGGCTGCGTTCCCTGGCCCGCGAGATCGACCCGTCGCTCGAGGAAGGCGTCTACGCGGGCCTCACCGGGCCGCACTTCGAGACGCCGGCGGAGATCCGCATGCTGCGCACGCTGGGCGCGGACCTGGTCGGCATGTCGACGGTCCTGGAGGCCATCGCGGCCCGCGCCGCCGGCGTCGAGGTCTTCGGCCTCTCGCTGGTGACGAACCTGGCCGCGGGCATGACGGGCGAGCCGCTCAACCACGAAGAGGTGCTGGAAGCCGGCCGCGCGGCCGCGACCCGCATGGGCTCCCTCCTGCGCGACCTGGTCGCCCGCGCCTGA
- a CDS encoding methylmalonyl-CoA mutase family protein yields the protein MTELAGPESAPISELDLAAEFPQATREQWQELVAGVLRKSGRLPEDFTGAPESKLVTRTYDGIEIQPLYTAADVPGDAGFPGLSPFVRGASPEGQVSTGWDVRARFAGTDPKAVNKAILADLEGGVTSIWLTVPPAAMADALNDVYVDLAPVVLDAGAGYEAAAAALFEIFDEREIPASEATAVLGADPIGLAARTGADVALEPAAALAARVAGKYPKVRTIVADGLPFHEAGGSDVQELGALVAAGVTYLRSLTDAGLDVEAAAGQLEFRIAATADQFSTIAKLRAARRLWARVAEVCGFSSPMRQHAVTSPAMLTQRDPWVNMLRTTVACFGAGVGGAAAVTVLPFDAAIGRPDAFSARIARNTHAVLLEESKLAGVVDPAGGSWYVEKLTEDLARVAWAEFTAIEAAGGLVAELASGALAGRLAETWDKRAKRLATRRDPLTGVSEFPNLTEKPVKRESLESPVDGGLPRHRYAEGFEALRDASDAYLAEHGERPKVFLATLGPVAAHTTRAGFAANLFQAGGLEVVNPGATDDLPGAFRASGAKIACVCGTDDAYTAQAAEVAASLGAEHVLLAGKGSYDGVDGNVFAGCDALEVLTGLHTQLGVAR from the coding sequence ATGACTGAACTGGCCGGTCCGGAGTCAGCGCCGATCTCCGAACTCGACTTGGCGGCCGAGTTTCCGCAGGCGACGCGCGAGCAGTGGCAGGAGCTCGTGGCGGGCGTGCTGCGCAAGAGCGGCAGGCTGCCGGAGGACTTCACAGGCGCCCCGGAGAGCAAGCTCGTCACCCGGACCTACGACGGCATCGAGATCCAGCCGCTCTACACCGCGGCCGACGTGCCGGGCGACGCCGGCTTCCCCGGCCTGTCGCCGTTCGTGCGCGGGGCGAGCCCGGAAGGGCAGGTCAGCACGGGCTGGGACGTCCGGGCCCGGTTCGCCGGCACCGATCCCAAGGCCGTCAACAAGGCGATCCTCGCGGACCTCGAAGGCGGCGTCACGTCGATCTGGCTGACCGTGCCGCCCGCGGCCATGGCCGACGCGCTGAACGACGTCTACGTCGACCTGGCGCCGGTGGTCCTCGACGCGGGCGCCGGGTACGAAGCCGCCGCGGCCGCGTTGTTCGAGATCTTCGACGAGCGTGAGATCCCGGCGAGCGAAGCCACCGCGGTGCTGGGCGCCGACCCGATCGGGCTCGCGGCCCGGACCGGCGCCGACGTCGCGCTGGAACCGGCCGCCGCGCTGGCCGCGCGTGTCGCCGGGAAGTACCCGAAGGTGCGCACGATCGTCGCCGACGGCCTGCCGTTCCACGAGGCGGGCGGGTCGGACGTGCAGGAGCTGGGCGCGCTGGTCGCCGCCGGCGTCACCTACCTGCGTTCGTTGACGGACGCGGGTCTCGACGTCGAAGCCGCGGCCGGGCAGCTGGAGTTCCGGATCGCCGCGACCGCCGACCAGTTCTCGACCATCGCCAAGCTGCGCGCGGCCCGCCGCCTCTGGGCGCGCGTCGCCGAGGTGTGCGGCTTCTCGTCGCCGATGCGCCAGCACGCCGTGACGTCGCCGGCGATGCTGACCCAGCGTGATCCGTGGGTGAACATGCTGCGCACGACCGTCGCCTGCTTCGGCGCGGGCGTCGGCGGCGCGGCCGCGGTCACCGTCCTGCCGTTCGACGCCGCGATCGGCCGGCCCGACGCGTTCTCCGCGCGGATCGCCCGCAACACGCACGCGGTGCTGCTGGAGGAGTCCAAGCTGGCCGGCGTGGTCGACCCGGCGGGCGGCTCCTGGTACGTCGAGAAGCTCACCGAAGACCTCGCCCGCGTCGCGTGGGCCGAGTTCACCGCGATCGAAGCCGCGGGAGGCCTGGTCGCGGAGCTGGCGTCCGGCGCGCTCGCCGGCCGCCTCGCCGAGACGTGGGACAAGCGCGCGAAGCGGCTCGCCACCCGGCGCGACCCGCTCACCGGCGTCAGCGAGTTCCCGAACCTGACCGAAAAGCCCGTGAAGCGGGAGTCGCTGGAGTCCCCTGTGGACGGTGGGTTGCCGCGGCACCGGTACGCCGAGGGCTTCGAGGCGCTGCGCGACGCGTCCGACGCGTACCTCGCCGAGCACGGCGAGCGGCCGAAGGTCTTCCTGGCCACGCTCGGCCCGGTCGCCGCGCACACCACGCGGGCCGGGTTCGCCGCCAACCTGTTCCAGGCGGGCGGGCTCGAGGTGGTCAACCCGGGCGCGACCGACGACCTGCCCGGCGCGTTCCGCGCGTCCGGCGCCAAGATCGCCTGCGTCTGCGGCACCGACGACGCCTACACGGCCCAGGCCGCCGAAGTCGCGGCATCGTTGGGCGCCGAACACGTACTACTGGCGGGCAAGGGTTCTTACGACGGTGTTGACGGCAACGTCTTCGCCGGCTGTGACGCCCTGGAAGTCCTCACCGGTCTGCACACTCAGCTGGGAGTTGCGCGATGA